From the Lathyrus oleraceus cultivar Zhongwan6 chromosome 3, CAAS_Psat_ZW6_1.0, whole genome shotgun sequence genome, the window ataataaattgatttttttctagtgaagtgaaattgaaactcgtGTAACCCCTTTTGCTCAAATAGCATAGGTGAAGTTTGGTGAATAGTGGAGCTTTGTGATTTATACTAAGTAAAATCTTTCAACTGGACTTCATTGTAAACTGATTCTCTCTGATGAAAATTCTATGTGCTTTTGTCTATGCTCACACTTGTGGAACTCTTGAACTTTTAAGTGAGAAATAGTTGGTATTTTGCTTGGGAAACCTCAGGCTACAAGGTTTGTTTGGGTGTGTTTatgtttgattttgattgttTTTTTAGGGGAAACACTTTTCCTTGAAAGTTTATCCTAATATGAGTTTTATTTCAATTTGCTTTGAACATAATACTATTTGAATCAACTTGTATTATTTGAGTTTTTTTATTGTATCAAGCTTTAAATGATACACATCTCATTGGGTTTTTAAATAGTTTGAACTATGCAGTATTAATTTCTTGAGACTAGGGTAGTCAAAATTGCAATTTGAGATTGCATGGTTCTATGATTTTATTATGGTGTCATGTTGGAAGGAATAATACTTACTATAATGCATGGCTCTTTACCAGGTTCTTTCTGTTGTTGGGCTTCTTCAAGATGAAGTTGATCCAATGGTTTCTGTCATGAAGGTAGAGAAGGCTCCTTTAGAATCATACGCTGACATCGGTGGTTTAGATGCCCAGATACAGGAAATCAAAGAAGCCGTTGAGCTTCCCCTGACACATCCTGAACTGTATGAAGATATTGGTATCAAGCCTCCAAAGGGGGTCATTTTATATGGAgaacctggaaccggaaagacATTGCTTGCAAAGGTGTGCATTTGTGTGTTTATGACAGGGCTGTTGaaatagaagtttaatcttcAATAATTCATTTTTCTGTTTCTCAATTTCTCTGCTTAGTGTTTGCTATCTCTACATTTAAGTTAAACATGCTCACAAACTAAATTAATGGCTAGGAGTGTGAAGTTATTTTCATGTATACTTTATCTTAATGAGATTTGTGTGTAGTTTTACGACTCAGCATTTTCAGTCCCTGTAAATGTGTCCTTGCATTGAGTTTACTCtgttttaaattatttaattCTTTAGTATATGCTACTTCAAGTGATTTTGATGCAGACATAGTTAGTTGTGTCTAATATTATATTATTGTAGGTATTAAATACCTGCTACGACCCTGCTTGTTTTAGCAGTGCTTATTTCACCATGTATTCTCATTAAACTGTGTATTCCTTGTAGTACTTAAATACCATTTATTAACTCTAAAACCAAGTTAAAACATTCTGATTTCGAAAAAGCAAGTGACCAAACAAGGGGAGTTTTTGTTGCCTGTTAAATTACTATTGTTAATATGTAGTACATGATCTTTACTAGAAGTTTGCTTTGACATATGTGCAGTGATAATATTgcattttttttatatatactACACTCTGCACTACCGGTCTGGTCTAAATACAAAGTTTTGTTTGCTGCCAGGCTGTGGCTAACTCAACATCAGCAACATTCCTACGTGTTGTTGGTAGTGAATTGATACAAAAATACTTAGGAGATGGTCCAAAACTTGTGCGGGAACTTTTCCGAGTTGCTGACGATCTTTCTCCTTCTATTGTCTTCATTGATGAAATCGATGCTGTTGGAACAAAGAGGTATGTTATTGGGTATCAACTTTAGGAGTCACTGGTTGTGAAAATTTGCTCTTTCTTGAATGTGGTATTTTGTCTTCGACAGAGGAGGTGTGGAACTAGTAGAGGAGTGGTATATTTAGGTCATGTCTTATTATATTTTTCTTGTGCGCCATGTAGGTATGATGCTCACTCAGGTGGAGAGCGTGAAATTCAAAGGACAATGTTGGAGTTGCTTAACCAGCTAGATGGTTTTGATTCTAGAGGAGATGTAAAAGTTATTCTCGCAACCAACAGAATTGAGAGCCTTGATCCAGCTTTGCTACGACCAGGTCGAATAGACAGGAAGATTGAATTTCCTCTCCCTGATATAAAAACAAGGAGACGCATTTTCCAGGTATGCATGACTCCTATGTGAAATGCACATTGGTTGCTGCTTTATCTGATACTGTGGTATTTTATATCTATATTCTGCTTATTTGTATGACTAAAAGCTCTTGTTCTTTTTATATTTAGATACACACATCAAGGATGACATTAGCCGATGATGTCAATTTAGAAGAATTTGTTATGACTAAGGATGAGTTCTCTGGAGCTGATATAAAAGCAATATGTACCGAAGCTGGCCTACTTGCTTTACGAGAACGCCGCATGAAGGTTAGAACTTACTTTCTAGCCAAAACACTTGTTCTGTGGAAATATTTGTTGTTTCTAGTTATGAATTTAGTACTATTGATTCCTGAGGAGCTCATTTTATGGCCCAAATTCATAAATTGTGCTAAAACAATATAATATAGCATAAATTGGTCAGATATCTCAAGTGTATTATAATGCCAAACCTTCTCATTTTCAACCTACACCTTTGAAGAAAGTGGCTGGAAAAATACAGGTGATGGATTTGGGGCTAGATATTGGAGCTCTGCACTTTTCCTAAGTAGCATTTGTTATTAGGAAGATGTTTCATGTACACCCCTTTTTTTTTACATCTGCGCGGCACTTGATTAATCACATGTAAAAGTGTAGTTTTTTCCAGTTGAGCAGATGGTTACCTTGACTCACTTTGTAAAATATGGTTAATTCATGCAGTTGAATTAACCAAAATTTTGACTGTGAATTGAATTAGCCATATGTTCCACTGAATTAGCCACATAAGCCCTTGTTATTCAGATGTTGAATGGGTGTAGTACCAAAAAGAGGTGTACATGTATCATTGCTCTATAAGCCCTTGTTATTAATAGCTCCGCAGCTTCAGTGCCCCAGCCTGAGGCTGCCCCCACTTTTATCTTCGTTGTGCAGTTACTTTTTTGGGTTATTTCAAGATTTCTCCCTTTTTTTTTCCATCAGAATAGATTAAATACTTCAAAAACCCTTGTTTGGATActgtgtttgttttgtatgtTTCATGTAAAGACCTTAGCCTTCTCAGTTATACGATGGTACATCCCCACTGCTTGCTGGCATAGTTCTGGCCAAGCAAGAAAGCAACCCATTTTCCCTTGCTCACAAACTCTGTTTTGAATGTTCTCCTCATTTTAGTTTTCATTCAAATACTGTGAGTTCTTTTCACAACAGCTTTCCTTTGATCCACTTATGATCGTTTATCCACCCTTCTGTTTTGTTTTATTCTGCGTGAGTTGTATTTTCTGACATTTATATTGGTCATTTATTATCATTGACTTGGGTGTTCTATTTTGGTTTTGATGTGATTCCTAATTTAAGTTATCAAAATAAAATACTTTTTTTTGTTTTGTACCATATCGTTTTATGGCTTTGTTGGAATGTGATTTTAAACCCTTCCTTGTTACCAATATTTTTGTCTTGTTTTTCAGGTGACACATCCTGACTTCAAGAAGGCAAAAGATAAAGTCATGTTTAAGAAGAAAGAAGGGGTGCCAGAAGGATTGTATATGTGAAATATCTTCCTCATTTACTCTGCCTCCTTTGTTTTATCATTGTTTTTTTCCTAGTAATCACAGGTGTACTATTCAGCATTGTGAATTGTGGTCGGTTATTGGGCCTGAACTATAGTTTTTTCAATTCAAAAAATGGGAATTCTTCCATGATTCTGAGCAGACTTTCATTCATATTAACAGCTCACATTCCTTTTCTTCATGGTATTGTTCACTGGTCACGACAATTTGGTTGTCTAAGCAGTATAAAGCTACTCATGAGATCGGATTTAGTTCTATGTAGAGATGACAACTAAACTCCTGTCCATTGTCAATAACTTATAAATATTAgtcaaaaaatattttaaaaaagGCTTTATCATATTAGAGGTATGCTAGGCATCTCACTTGCTATAGCAGGTCAACCATTTGCTACTATAAATGCAACTAGTTGCTACTAGATACTAAGAAGGTCAATTAGTAGCAGCAGGTCAATCGATGAAAATTAGTTTATAATTGAAAATTAACAGTGTAACTACCAATTCTATCATGGTAAGATTTGATTGCTAACTTGATCTTTGGCCATTGCAACTCCATCACCGGTTTTGCATTCTGTTTCTGCGCAAGTCTCCACAACTCTGGTGTCAGCAGTGTCATGATTTGTGTTGTTTCAGTTTCTTGCTTAAGATTCCACACAAATTAGATGAAAATAATCTTCATCTATGGCGTCAATAAGTCGAACCGACTTGTAACTCTTGATCTTTGAATTGTGAGTACTGAGTGTGGCTCCAAAAGGATCAACACTTTTTCAGTGAGATTATCTCTCGTGTTTTAGGTTGTCCGCACGCACATCAACTATGGGATCAATTGTTTAGCTATTAAAGCAAATGTGTGCATGAGCTCGTCAATTGTGTGGAACTTCATGCGATTGCGCTTAATAGTTTGTCAATTTAGGACTATTTGCTTAAGATTCATACTATTGTTAATGCTTTAGCCTCCAATGGCGATCATTTACCATGCTCTCATCACATAAGTGTGATACTTGAAGGTTTGTCCGCAGATTATGCTCCTGTAGTCTTTGTTATTAAGAGCAAGTTTGACATTATGAATCTGGATGAAGTTAAAATTTTGTTAGTTGCTCGTGAACTTAGGCTTGCAAAGTTCAAGAAGAATTCAGTTCCAAACTTGGGTTCTCTAAATCTAAATCACATTTTcgtacttgtatcgaattatttattaataataaaagactttttctttattacgtttgtttaataaagtctctagaatagctagtccgtttaatgtatcaagtgtgacttaatcatgagatcacattaaacataaggacactatttttaaagtatccgtagtcgagctttattatgaagtgggataacattaaagcattaagactattatgtatatagacttatgatcacatctcatggatcatggataacgagttatcaagtcttaaacatatgtatgaatattaagagtaatatttatactggattgacccgctatgagaatactatatagaatgttatgcaaagtctcataagttattctcatggtgataatggtgtataccacccttcgacctgaaaccactatggatcctagatgtagagtcgagtgctttattgctgatcaaacgttgcgcgtaattggataaccataaagacggttgatgggtactccacgaagcatgctaaaggacatgagtgacctagatggaatttgcccatcctgcgtaacaggataaatgcctatgagcccaatattgaactagacaaggatgacacagtctatgccttgtgttcaatatagatataagagcaaaaaggtaattatacacataagtattatcacagaaggatttgtcagatcacatgacattttcgtgtcttgggtagtagtgatgtgttgctagataccgctcactgtttattatgttaaatacgtgatttaatataattgtcaatgccgcgaaaacctaccgagtcacacacaaaggacagattgatgagagatagagtaactaaggaacaccgtaaggtacggtgcacttaagtgaattgtagaacatcgtaaggtacggtgtacttaagtcgaatacgaaatatggtaaggtaccacgcgcttaagtgaatttggcatattataatatatgtgccacatacacttaagtgagttttttagcttgaagcccacacaagtggttctataaatagaacccttgtgcagaagcataatgtagcggggtattcgttacttttagatttattgactaaatcaaaagtaatcatacaattcaagtcgccaccgcacttctatttatccaaaggaaatgttagaaagcgaacaaaaatcaagtaagaagttttatcaaatcaaaaactaataaaaaagtcagagatctgggtaagggggttggttatgagatgcgaaggttttaagcacccaaaacatccttagtactctaagggagcccttcttgcaaatgtgtattgtaggttggtatttgtgaacacatttgtgcaaacaagattggggagatgagaaaagaatatacattttttacaattttgtttgaatggataaacccattgcctacgtaccatcactgtcataccccaaaattttcccgttaatatcacaaggcatttttcaaggcactctCACTCATTTCgcaaggcattgatcttaaaggaacaaagacctagctcacaaatggcccaatccagaaaaagactcaaactggcatgctcgctaggcgagcaactccttcgcctagcgaacccttcgctacaatactcgcctagcgaagcttgcgaataccagaaaattctgggcttcattttgagcccattaggtcacaacaaaccattataaataccagcatTTCAGTCAGAAAGAGGAGAGGAGGACGAAaacgaaaacggagaaaggagaaccctagcaagcaaaccctaacgCTCACAGACGGCAAACCCTGGAGGCCAACCCTGAAGGAATCCAGCGGCATCAAggttacctctgcccaattcaatccgatttgccaaTCCAAGGTCGCAATTcaatttgcaaacaggtttgcattgctattaccgccttatgttcttaatttgcatgtggcattatgattaaatttatgaaaatatcttaagtcTGGCATGTGAATTTTTAGTACGTATCTGAATACCTCAAATGATTAACCAtgtaattgctgtaatgaaagccataaagcataaaattggctgaaattgtactgttatcaaaaccggaatccgcggccgttcgctagcacatcaCTAAGCGAGCATGCggcgagtattcgctaagccttcgctaggcgaagcaggagcgaacgcgacagtagctgacttttctgttctgatttttttttgctcatctgacatgttttatcatgGCCATGCATGGTTTATCTGATCCTATTACTTCtgtgatttcttttgtggtgtgattctcgattgcaccctgatttggtattctgacatgtttgctgagttttgtaaaggttcacatatccccggaaaagatagcttggtgggtattccactttatttgtgggatacccttgtggagattcaccttacatcacttaactgattttaatgtattagttttaatgtggagacccaccctaaattacctagctgattttaatgtggacctaattacttaatcgattacggctatctaattaattgtaaaactttgctTTTAAATATGcgatctcggacctctctttgttaccctacgatattacggtattatggtcatgtcccgcgaatgtggggatatacttagcaaagacccttcgattaaatcatcataaaataaatcatagtccctcggatgttgccttcgaatatatgattttgtccctcgatgacccttcggtgtagcctacggttaaatgatgatcgtcccttcgaatgctaaggtatccttacaaatgttgccttcaatgaccaatcgatgaccctacgatgacccttttacatccaaaggataaaactacttacttctcaatagtaaggacagttttaccctcataaggataggaaatgcccataaagaccttgggtaggtataactcctaaatgcttgctcacaactaaaactacttttcacacctcacacttttcaaaacctccattagaaaatcaccactcggcatacattcgtactagaatcattgtcaagttatatttttctaaacagctttcaaaattaaacgagataaatactttgtatacattcgtacaagaatcattacaaagttaaactctcttttcaaaacattttctaaacagctctcacacacttttttagacaagaaaaacataagtgatcaagcaattaagagcccatggataaccatggatacaaagggtgctaacaccttccctttgtataatgtacctcccgaacccaaaatctaattaaggtctttcctgttcttttccacctttccttattggataaaagaaaagtcggtggcgactcttgctaaccgcgacatttgctttccaaagcaaaaacacacgaaaagtcagttcaccgtatgacaatcacaaaggtaggatcaaaacctcgtagttcggggtaaaaatctcaaaaagattggtgaattgatttgatcaaaagccttaaggtcttttgttatcaaagggagaaaactcaacctaaaccaacaatccaccatgtgaggagggcttcaacatactagtgaggggttaaccctataataagtatggaagacttatagtccaatcactaaggataaggtgaggtttacatcaaccactatgataactcaaacctatggctaatgtttatgaaaaaggtttaATAAATGTGGctattggaaccacaaaaatcacttgaagtgagttggatttacaaattagaagtattcacaaaatgaggtcaaagtatgaattaaggttcatttacaatgagtattagtgaaaagagtttttaaaaaaatcaaaggcatatgacctaggtttctaatttgaaaacaatgtcaatgtttgcacaaaatgagtttggcttgggttaaagtggagagaagaagagaatggctagtcttaaacatgcaaagatgagagaagagataaaacccttggagttcctttcttgagatcatagagatgattcaagatgctcatttcctttggacttagcaatcaactcaaacaatcaaacaaataattcaatcaagctcctaggatctccatttggcttgtctttcttaacttggatgcttatgacaatggtccttcttactatctcaagtttggaatccctaccacacaagaacaaacaatcaaaaagttcacaatgcaataagagaaatggacaaagaaagagttttgGATTAGGGGTCATTTGAAGTCAACTTTtagatttagcattctaaaggaatgaggcctagttgcttttcaacaagtttagcattctaaaggcatgaggcctagttgctcttgaactccattaagcataggtaaggtcctaattctaagtcatttctcctttttgcattgggttcacacaaacaatcacaaaacaagcacaaagcaacaatatatttattcacaataatgagctcaaatgagcaaaaggaaaataacataaacataaaatatgagctcaagtgagcaaagaaaaaaggcaatatgaataaatgagcaagaaattaaattgcattaaagtaaattgcaagaattaaatgcttgaattaaagttagtgttagtagttagtgttagtgtgccataaggcaatttagcgctatgttaagcaatcgtaagtggactaatgtagtagtcacacctatctgaggtcggtcaataaacttataggcaaataaacacaagttagagatcatgactagtaagccaagctcctacaacttgccatgccaaaagtAAAGAAGGAAAAACCTTGTATGGATTCTAGGTTTTTTgtttgaccaagaagcaac encodes:
- the LOC127125920 gene encoding 26S proteasome regulatory subunit 4 homolog A translates to MGQGTPGGLNRQGLPGDRKPDGSDKKDKKFEPAAPPARVGRKQRKQKGSESASRLPTVTPLSKCKLRLLKLERIKDYLLMEEEFVANQERLKPQEEKAEEDRSKVDDLRGSPMSVGNLEELIDENHAIVSSSVGPEYYVGILSFVDKDQLEPGCSILMHNKVLSVVGLLQDEVDPMVSVMKVEKAPLESYADIGGLDAQIQEIKEAVELPLTHPELYEDIGIKPPKGVILYGEPGTGKTLLAKAVANSTSATFLRVVGSELIQKYLGDGPKLVRELFRVADDLSPSIVFIDEIDAVGTKRYDAHSGGEREIQRTMLELLNQLDGFDSRGDVKVILATNRIESLDPALLRPGRIDRKIEFPLPDIKTRRRIFQIHTSRMTLADDVNLEEFVMTKDEFSGADIKAICTEAGLLALRERRMKVTHPDFKKAKDKVMFKKKEGVPEGLYM